DNA sequence from the Nocardia sp. BMG111209 genome:
ATAGATCCAGCCGGGCCCGGGGATCCAGCCCCGTGGTCGGCTCGTCGAGGAACAGGACCGGCGGATTGGCCACCAGCGCGCCGGCCAGATCGAGCCGCCGGCGCATACCCCCGGAATAGCCCTTCACCGGCCGATCCGCGGCCTCGGTGAGCCGGAACCGGGCCAGCAGTTCCCGGGCCCGCTCCTTGCTGCGCTGCACGCCCAGGTGGTACAGCCGCCCGACCATCTCCAGATTCTCGAAGCCGGTGAGATATTCGTCGACCGCGGCGTACTGGCCGGAGGCGCCGATATGCGCCCGCAGCCGCTGCGGCTCACGCAGGACGTCGATCCCGGCGACCGTGGCGCGGCCCGCGTCGGGGGTGAGCAAGGTCGTCAGCACCCGGACCGTGGTGGTCTTCCCGGCGCCGTTGGGCCCCAGCAGCGCGGTGACGGTGCCCTCCGGAACGGTGAGGTCGAGCCCGTCCAGGGCCACGAGCCGGCCGTACCGTTTGACCAGCCCCTCGGCGATGATGGCGTCGGGCATGACTCTCCTGACTGGCGACGACTTCGGATGCCGGACCGGGCCGGCGCAGTCAGTATTGCGGAGACCACCGACAAGTTTCATCCGATTTGTCCCCAGCCCCCTCCACCACCGCTATCCCCAGCTCCGGCGCAGGTCGGCCGCATTTTCTGCACATGTTGTCCACAGTTGTGCGGTGCCACTGCACATCGCCGCGGCGTGCCCTGCACAGGTGATCCACGGGCCGCGCCCACGATGTGCACAGCTCCGGCACCTCGGAAACGGCGAGGCCGCATCCCGTGATCCGGCGGTGCTCGGGGGGTGCCGGGACGGGATGCGGCCTCGCGATCAATGGTGGTCCGCGGATGCCGTGAAATCCCGAGTAGTGCGGTACGCGTCTTTCGTTTCGCGCGTACTCGATCGGCCCGCACCGACACGCCGGACGATCCGGACGACGCGGACGCGGACCCCGGAATTCGGCTCCGCTACCCGCATCACCACCCGCTCGAGCCACCCGGAACCACCACCGCGCCACGGCTGCCGTAGTCACGAAAACCACTGCGGCACAGGAATTTCGGAGGTGAAGACCCATACCCCGGTGCACCCCCGGCGCGACCGGTCCCCCGGCCACGAACCGCCGGGGCGAAAAACTTCGGAAAAGTGGCCGCGCTCATACGCCCGGAAGCGGCGATCGTCGCGTAGGATCAATCACGTCGGCCCCTCCCCCCCGGGCCGACCTTACGCGGGCCTCGGCTAACTCCCCCCCTTCGCCGAGGCCCGCTCCTATTTCCGGACTTCCTTGTCCCAAGATCCCCCGGTCGAACGACGGTTCTTCCACCTGCGGCCCGCGCGATCCGCCACCGCAGGCCTCGACCGGACAGGCGAGATCACCGGCCCGGATCGGACGAAGACTCAGCGATTGTTACGCCGCAACACATGCGAGCGCAGCCGGCTGAAGCCGCGCACCCGCACGCTCCGCAGATGCCGCAACGTGAACGCCGGCTCACCCGCCAGCCGCGCGGCCGCGCCGTCATCGATCAGCACCGTGCCCGGCCGCGCCACACCCGTCAACCGGGCGGCGATGTTCACCGTCGAGCCGTACAGATCGCCGAAGCGCTGCAACACATCTCCGTACGCCAGGCCCACCCGCAACTCGGGGGTGGTGTCGTCCTTGCGGGTCGCCTCCTGGATCGCCAGCGCGATATCGGCGCCCACGGCGGCGGTCTCCGCGGCGAACATCACCTCGTCACCGACGTTCTTGATCACCCAGCCGCCGCGCGCGGTGATCACCTCGGTGCCGATGGTCTCGAACGTCTCCAGCAGCTGTGCCAGCTCCTCCGGATCCAGATGCCGGGTCAGCCGCGTGTAACCGACCATATCGGCGAATCCCACGGCCAGATCCCGCACGGTCCCGTCGGCGTGATCCCCGTCCATCGACCGCGACAGCGCGGCCGCCAGATGCCGCCGCCAGGCATACGTCTGCAACGCCTGCAGCCGCGCCAGCACCTCGTCCGTGGCCGCCTGCGCGGTCGCCGTCGGGTCGGCGGCCGGATCCGCGGCGAGCAACTCCGTCAGCCGATCGGTGATCTCCGTGACCACCAGATCGACCTGCCACTCCGCCAGCCGCGCCATCGACTGCCCCAGGCTGCGCGCGACCGCCTGCTGCCGCCGCGGATCGGCGGTGGACAACGTGTCCAGACTCCGGAAATCACGGACGGCCGCGATATCGGCCTCGGTGTATTCGTGCGACGAGTCGTCCGGATCGGCGGCGAAACCGAGCGCCACCCACAATCGGCGCGATACCTCCGACGGCACCCCGGAACGCTGCGCCACATCCGCCCGGCTGTACTGCCGCGGCCCGCTCAGCAACGCCGGTTCCACCACCGACTGCACCAGTTTCGACAATTCCGCGGAGGACATGATCTCGACATTACGGGCCGGACCGGCACCGAACGGAAGACCTGGTGATTTGTCACAGGTGGAGCGCATTACGGGACGCCGAACGCGACCGGGCCGGAGACGAAGTCGGCACCGCCGGGTGGCGGTGCCGAATCCATTTCTTCGATGGTGGAGCCTAGGGGAATCGAACCCCTAACCCCTGCCTTGCAAAGGCAGTGCTCTGCCAATTGAGCTAAGGCCCCTGAACGGGAAAAATCAGCGAGTGGTGACCTCGTGCCACAGGGTGGCATCGTCGCGCTGGCGGAACCGGCTGATAGCGAAGGCAACCGCGGCGACAACACCGATCGTGAGCAGATATTTCATGAATCCCACCCTACTGTGCTGTTCTCCAGTGGGCCTAGGAGGACTTGAACCTCCGACCTCTTCGTTATCAGCGAAGCGCTCTAACCGCCTGAGCTATAGGCCCGGATTCGTTCGAAAAGTGTGTCACTCGAACGAGGAGGAAGATTACCGTACGGCGGCCCCGAAGACCAAAACGGCCGGTACCGGGCTCGGGGAGCGCGGTACCGGCCGTCCGGCGGCGGCAGCGGAGGACTAGTCGGGATCGGCCAGGGTGACCTGGATACCGCCGACCAGATCGGTGCACTGGTTGTAGATGAACACCCCGATCGTGGACAGGGCTGTGAGCAGGACCACGTTGATGAGCCCGATCACAGCCGCGTACCCGAATACCGAACCGGCGCCGATCAGCGAGGACGAACCGCTGTCGGACACCATGTCGGTGGTGAAGGTGTTGATGCGGTCCCAGACACCCATGCCGGACAGCACGATGAAGAGGAAGCCCACGGCCAGCATCCACACGAAGAACATCGCCACGCTGATCACCAGCGACACCTTCAGCGTCGACCAGGGATCGATGTGCCGCACCTGCACGGTGGCCCGCAGCGGTTCACCGGTGACCGCGGCCTGCGCGACCGCCGCCGGCGCGGCGGGCGAGATGCGCTGCTGCGGACCGGTGGGTTCCACCAGCGGCGGCGCCATCGGCACGGGCGCCATCGGCACCCCGGGCTGCGGGGCGGCGGGAGCGGCGGCCGGCAGC
Encoded proteins:
- a CDS encoding daunorubicin resistance protein DrrA family ABC transporter ATP-binding protein — translated: MPDAIIAEGLVKRYGRLVALDGLDLTVPEGTVTALLGPNGAGKTTTVRVLTTLLTPDAGRATVAGIDVLREPQRLRAHIGASGQYAAVDEYLTGFENLEMVGRLYHLGVQRSKERARELLARFRLTEAADRPVKGYSGGMRRRLDLAGALVANPPVLFLDEPTTGLDPRARLDLWDVIEELVAGGTTLLLTTQYMEEADRLADSIAVIDHGRVIARGTADELKTLVGGDRIELTVGQAEDLGPAREALAGLAVGEVHIEPALRRLTVPVSDGSQALVDAVGKLAARGVGIRDVALRRPSLDDVFLTLTGHEAAELVNGAAAAPAEGSTR
- a CDS encoding adenylate/guanylate cyclase domain-containing protein, translating into MMSSAELSKLVQSVVEPALLSGPRQYSRADVAQRSGVPSEVSRRLWVALGFAADPDDSSHEYTEADIAAVRDFRSLDTLSTADPRRQQAVARSLGQSMARLAEWQVDLVVTEITDRLTELLAADPAADPTATAQAATDEVLARLQALQTYAWRRHLAAALSRSMDGDHADGTVRDLAVGFADMVGYTRLTRHLDPEELAQLLETFETIGTEVITARGGWVIKNVGDEVMFAAETAAVGADIALAIQEATRKDDTTPELRVGLAYGDVLQRFGDLYGSTVNIAARLTGVARPGTVLIDDGAAARLAGEPAFTLRHLRSVRVRGFSRLRSHVLRRNNR
- a CDS encoding DLW-39 family protein is translated as MKYLLTIGVVAAVAFAISRFRQRDDATLWHEVTTR